The Streptomyces laurentii genome contains a region encoding:
- a CDS encoding cation efflux protein (Cation efflux protein [Streptomyces fulvissimus DSM40593];~Predicted Co/Zn/Cd cation transporters [Inorganic ion transport andmetabolism]; COG0053;~UniProt-pubmed:21463507; UniProt-pubmed:18375553; UniProt-pubmed:20581206; UniProt-pubmed:12000953; UniProt-pubmed:17030794; UniProt-pubmed:17151343;~identified by MetaGeneAnnotator; putative) gives MLEAREPVGEVDERVRVVENLAFFRREAPGLAHLLTVHALIGFGLDSVIEVSSAAAVAWQFSARDHAVREQREKTTLRIIAVSFFALAAYVTVDAVRALTGTGGAEPVPGIVIAALSLAAMPFLSAAQRRAGRELGSASAVADSQQTLLCMALHRLVAGQAPGADGDHVEDDGPRMDTYTRTDVSPDDVGERDSLVTASFWRGCRRLPAAIVVREGEAGVDGGTAEFETVRKACRWAGPPVRTAAICWVCLAPLSTAGRVRSSAGAW, from the coding sequence GTGCTTGAAGCGCGCGAGCCCGTCGGCGAGGTCGATGAGCGGGTCCGGGTAGTCGAGAACCTCGCGTTCTTCCGCCGGGAGGCGCCAGGGCTCGCGCACCTTCTTACCGTCCACGCTTTGATCGGCTTCGGTCTGGACTCGGTCATCGAGGTTTCCTCCGCGGCCGCGGTCGCCTGGCAGTTCTCCGCCCGCGACCACGCCGTGCGCGAGCAGAGGGAGAAGACCACCCTGCGGATCATCGCTGTCTCCTTCTTCGCGCTCGCCGCCTACGTCACCGTTGACGCCGTCCGCGCGCTGACCGGCACCGGCGGGGCTGAGCCCGTCCCCGGTATCGTCATCGCCGCCCTCTCCCTGGCGGCGATGCCGTTCCTGTCCGCCGCCCAGCGACGTGCCGGGCGTGAACTCGGCTCCGCCAGCGCGGTCGCCGACTCCCAGCAGACCCTGCTGTGCATGGCACTCCACCGGCTCGTCGCGGGCCAAGCCCCGGGAGCCGACGGCGACCATGTCGAAGATGACGGCCCGCGGATGGACACATACACGCGGACGGACGTCAGCCCCGACGACGTCGGCGAGCGGGACTCGCTGGTCACCGCGTCCTTTTGGCGCGGGTGCCGACGTCTTCCCGCGGCCATTGTGGTGCGGGAGGGTGAGGCCGGCGTCGACGGCGGAACGGCCGAGTTCGAGACCGTTCGCAAGGCATGTAGGTGGGCAGGGCCACCGGTGCGGACAGCTGCGATCTGTTGGGTGTGCTTGGCGCCGTTGTCGACAGCGGGGAGGGTGAGGAGTTCGGCGGGGGCGTGGTAG
- a CDS encoding deoxyribodipyrimidine photolyase (Uncharacterized protein related to deoxyribodipyrimidine photolyase [General function prediction only];~deoxyribodipyrimidine photolyase [Streptomyces griseoflavus Tu4000];~identified by MetaGeneAnnotator; putative) yields MHQVAGWCEYVWQLYWYFGEDYRRSNELQHTAPLPDWWKDLDADAVRANCLRTVLTQVRDTGWTHHIPRLMILDRHALQRGWDPAAVTEWFHPRFVDGYDWVMLPNVVGMAQYADGGRMTTKPYASGGTYVNRMSDLCAPCVYRPGDRTGEHACPCTAGYWAFLDRHQDLLAGNQRVARPVRQSDRLTDLADICEQERARGDAPP; encoded by the coding sequence GTGCATCAGGTTGCCGGCTGGTGCGAGTACGTCTGGCAGCTGTACTGGTACTTCGGCGAGGACTACCGGCGCTCCAACGAGCTTCAGCACACCGCCCCGCTGCCCGACTGGTGGAAAGACCTGGACGCGGACGCCGTCCGGGCCAACTGCCTGCGCACCGTCCTGACCCAGGTGCGCGACACGGGCTGGACGCACCACATCCCCCGGCTGATGATCCTCGACAGGCACGCACTCCAGCGCGGCTGGGACCCCGCCGCCGTCACGGAGTGGTTCCACCCCCGCTTCGTGGACGGCTACGACTGGGTCATGCTCCCCAACGTCGTCGGCATGGCCCAGTACGCCGACGGCGGCCGGATGACGACCAAGCCCTACGCGTCGGGCGGCACCTACGTGAACCGCATGAGCGACCTGTGCGCCCCGTGCGTCTACCGGCCGGGCGACCGCACCGGCGAGCACGCGTGCCCGTGCACCGCCGGCTACTGGGCCTTCCTCGACCGGCACCAGGACCTGCTGGCCGGCAACCAGCGCGTCGCCCGGCCGGTGCGGCAGTCGGACCGGCTCACCGACCTCGCAGACATATGCGAACAGGAACGCGCGCGGGGCGACGCACCACCATGA
- a CDS encoding phytoene dehydrogenase (identified by MetaGeneAnnotator; putative;~phytoene dehydrogenase [Streptomyces griseus subsp. griseus NBRC13350];~phytoene desaturase; TIGR02734) has translation MPGPTDHVVVVGAGLSGLACALHLLGAGRRVTVVERDAGPGGRAGRVRLGGYELDTGPTVLTMPHLADEAFAAVGDSLHRRVGLTALDPAYRACFADGSSLDVHTDGEAMEAEVRRFAGPAQAAGYRDLRQWLERLYRVQMRRFIDTNFDSPFQLLHPDLARLVALGGFGRLDGRIGRFLSDERLRRVFSFQALYAGVAPARALAAYAVIAYMDTVAGVWFPKGGMHALPRAMADAAAEAGADLRWTAEVRTLERSADRVRAVHLASGERIPCDAVVLTCELPAAYGLLGRAPRRPARLRHSPSAVILHAGTDRTWPHLAHHTISFGAAWQRTFDELTRTGELMSDPSLLITRPTAHDPALAPPGRHLHYVLAPCPNTAVGPTAAAWRGLGPRYRDRLVGELERRGLDGFADSIQEELLVTPLDWARQGHAAGSPFSVSHTFAQTGPFRPRNLVRGLDNVVLGGCGTTPGVGVPTVLISGKLAATRVTGGTGTRPARTAPSSTATDASSVPAPAGADDPS, from the coding sequence GTGCCGGGGCCGACCGACCATGTCGTCGTGGTGGGTGCCGGGCTGTCCGGGCTGGCCTGTGCCCTGCACCTGCTGGGTGCGGGCCGCCGGGTCACCGTCGTCGAACGGGACGCCGGTCCCGGCGGCCGGGCCGGCCGGGTGCGACTGGGCGGCTACGAGTTGGACACTGGCCCCACGGTGCTGACCATGCCGCACCTGGCCGACGAGGCGTTCGCCGCCGTCGGGGACAGCCTCCACCGCCGCGTCGGGCTGACGGCTCTGGACCCGGCCTACCGGGCGTGCTTCGCGGACGGTTCCTCGCTCGACGTGCACACCGACGGCGAGGCGATGGAGGCGGAGGTACGGCGCTTCGCCGGACCGGCGCAGGCGGCCGGATACCGCGACCTGCGGCAGTGGCTGGAACGTCTGTACCGGGTCCAGATGCGCCGTTTCATCGACACGAACTTCGACTCGCCCTTCCAACTGCTGCACCCGGATCTGGCCCGGCTGGTGGCGCTGGGCGGTTTCGGACGGCTGGACGGCCGCATCGGCCGCTTCCTCTCCGACGAGCGCCTGCGCCGGGTCTTCTCCTTCCAGGCGCTGTACGCCGGGGTGGCCCCGGCCCGAGCACTCGCGGCCTACGCCGTGATCGCTTACATGGACACCGTGGCCGGCGTCTGGTTCCCCAAGGGCGGAATGCACGCACTCCCCCGCGCCATGGCCGACGCGGCGGCGGAAGCCGGTGCCGATCTGCGCTGGACTGCCGAAGTACGCACGCTGGAGCGCTCCGCGGACCGAGTACGGGCCGTCCACCTGGCCTCCGGCGAGCGCATCCCCTGCGACGCGGTGGTGCTCACGTGCGAACTGCCCGCCGCCTACGGGCTGCTGGGGCGGGCGCCCCGGCGGCCGGCGCGGCTGCGTCACTCACCGTCCGCCGTGATCCTGCACGCGGGAACCGACCGCACCTGGCCGCACCTCGCTCACCACACCATCTCCTTCGGCGCCGCGTGGCAGCGCACCTTCGACGAGCTGACCCGCACGGGCGAGCTGATGAGCGACCCCTCTCTGCTCATCACCCGCCCCACCGCACACGATCCCGCCCTGGCACCGCCGGGACGCCACCTCCACTACGTCCTCGCCCCCTGTCCGAACACAGCGGTCGGTCCCACAGCCGCCGCGTGGCGGGGCCTCGGCCCGCGCTACCGCGACCGCCTGGTGGGTGAACTGGAGCGCCGGGGCCTGGACGGGTTCGCGGACAGCATCCAGGAAGAGCTTCTGGTGACGCCGCTCGACTGGGCGAGGCAGGGCCACGCCGCCGGCAGCCCCTTCTCCGTCTCCCACACCTTCGCCCAGACCGGACCGTTCCGCCCGCGCAACCTCGTACGGGGGCTGGACAACGTGGTGCTCGGCGGCTGCGGTACCACTCCGGGCGTCGGCGTACCGACCGTACTCATCAGCGGCAAACTCGCCGCCACGCGCGTCACCGGCGGCACCGGTACCCGGCCCGCACGGACGGCGCCGTCCTCGACCGCGACCGACGCATCCTCCGTCCCGGCCCCGGCAGGTGCTGATGACCCGTCGTGA
- a CDS encoding yjeF protein (identified by MetaGeneAnnotator; putative;~sequence version:2), protein MARDGVGGEHGVLVRSERGEPVLDEAPQRPSRLRPGRGEQAWPVPSDEGDVPVALPPVEVVTDFVVDVVLAGPVRAAGLEGSGLAGWGFPVVVIEVPPSCRGLLAVHEQVVAATDPAVEVLLPQALAVVSVRPGGEVGHRHQKPARRAHRHLVEGPHEAEGRVRGRVVDAERTPTRRSVQPLPVGVCPYVRDAVAQFRRAVAHRGQHEVGLGPVEATPAEVGARLDHEQGSVETGSLFARGEEVGAELVAEGPVHDVSPQSRPRACLKRASPSARSMSGSG, encoded by the coding sequence GTGGCTCGTGACGGGGTCGGCGGCGAGCATGGCGTCCTCGTACGGTCCGAACGTGGCGAGCCGGTGCTCGACGAAGCGCCGCAGCGCCCGTCGCGCCTCCGCCCGGGTCGCGGGGAACAGGCGTGGCCCGTCCCGTCCGACGAAGGAGACGTCCCCGTCGCGCTCCCACCGGTCGAGGTCGTGACGGACTTCGTCGTCGATGTCGTCCTCGCGGGGCCGGTAAGGGCGGCCGGCCTGGAGGGAAGTGGTCTCGCGGGGTGGGGGTTCCCGGTTGTCGTGATCGAGGTTCCACCGTCCTGCCGCGGGCTGCTCGCCGTCCATGAGCAGGTCGTGGCCGCGACGGACCCAGCGGTAGAAGTCCTCCTGCCGCAGGCGCTTGCCGTCGTGTCCGTCCGTCCAGGCGGTGAAGTCGGGCATCGGCACCAGAAACCCGCGCGCAGGGCCCACCGCCACCTGGTCGAGGGACCGCACGAGGCGGAGGGCCGCGTGCGAGGTCGGGTGGTGGACGCCGAACGGACGCCCACGCGTCGCTCGGTCCAGCCCCTCCCGGTAGGTGTCTGCCCGTACGTACGTGACGCGGTCGCCCAGTTCCGCCGCGCGGTGGCGCATCGCGGACAGCACGAGGTGGGCCTTGGCCCGGTGGAAGCGACGCCTGCGGAAGTCGGAGCGCGCCTCGATCATGAGCAGGGGAGTGTCGAGACCGGGTCCCTCTTCGCCCGGGGTGAGGAAGTGGGGGCCGAGCTGGTCGCCGAAGGGCCAGTGCACGACGTGTCTCCTCAGTCGCGGCCGCGGGCGTGCTTGAAGCGCGCGAGCCCGTCGGCGAGGTCGATGAGCGGGTCCGGGTAG
- a CDS encoding thioesterase (identified by MetaGeneAnnotator; putative;~sequence version:1), whose product MGRATGADSCDLLGVLGAVVDSGEGEEFGGGVVAVAQRVLRERTPVSLVAEVLRLSAVTLVRRSGCPRAG is encoded by the coding sequence GTGGGCAGGGCCACCGGTGCGGACAGCTGCGATCTGTTGGGTGTGCTTGGCGCCGTTGTCGACAGCGGGGAGGGTGAGGAGTTCGGCGGGGGCGTGGTAGCGGTGGCCCAGCGGGTGCTGCGGGAGCGAACCCCGGTCAGCCTTGTCGCAGAGGTTCTTCGACTGTCGGCCGTGACGCTCGTGCGACGCTCCGGGTGCCCGCGCGCAGGGTGA
- a CDS encoding polyprenyl diphosphate synthase (Trans-Isoprenyl Diphosphate Synthases, head-to-tail; cd00685;~active site lid residues [active];~aspartate-rich region 1;~aspartate-rich region 2;~catalytic residues [active];~chain length determination region;~identified by MetaGeneAnnotator; putative;~polyprenyl diphosphate synthase [Streptomyces griseoflavus Tu4000];~substrate binding pocket [chemical binding];~substrate-Mg2+ binding site), protein MPGLPPMVAPPAELVDDPLTAIDAADAVGTVLEQVLDERLRHSRTVDAVFARELADHLATLAVRGGKRLRTAFAYCGWRAAGGSGDATAVLRAGAALELLQACALVHDDVMDGSAQRRGAPALHVHFARVHRAMGMHGQAEPFGTSAAVLAGDLALAWADDLLTETALGTPHGSRLHEEWRAMRTEMVAGQYRDLHAQAARSSGVDEALTIATLKSALYTVARPLTLGASLADADEHVLDALRAAGRCAGLAFQLRDDLLGAFGDPALTGKPAYDDLRSRKLTYLLAVAVRLADAAGDHQAATALAPDADPKSEKAVRQVRSALQRTGARDLVEAKIEELTNMSLAHFERAGARPAVRHEFAALVSRATGVAQRRAEEVA, encoded by the coding sequence ATGCCTGGACTGCCGCCGATGGTGGCCCCACCGGCCGAACTCGTCGACGACCCTCTCACCGCGATCGACGCAGCGGACGCCGTCGGCACAGTCCTCGAGCAGGTACTCGACGAACGACTGCGTCACTCCCGTACCGTCGACGCCGTCTTCGCCCGGGAGCTGGCCGACCACCTCGCCACGCTGGCCGTGCGGGGAGGCAAACGGCTGCGCACCGCGTTCGCCTACTGCGGCTGGCGCGCCGCGGGTGGCTCGGGAGACGCCACAGCCGTCCTGCGCGCGGGAGCCGCCCTCGAACTGCTCCAGGCATGCGCCCTCGTACACGACGACGTGATGGACGGATCCGCACAGCGACGAGGCGCACCGGCCCTGCACGTACACTTCGCGCGCGTTCACCGGGCGATGGGCATGCACGGCCAAGCGGAGCCGTTCGGCACGTCGGCCGCCGTGCTCGCCGGTGACCTGGCGCTGGCGTGGGCGGACGACCTGCTGACGGAGACGGCACTCGGCACGCCGCACGGCTCACGCCTGCACGAGGAGTGGCGGGCGATGCGCACCGAGATGGTCGCCGGACAGTACCGCGACCTGCACGCCCAGGCCGCCCGGTCCTCCGGTGTCGACGAGGCGCTGACCATCGCCACCCTGAAGAGCGCCCTGTACACCGTCGCCCGACCGCTCACGCTGGGCGCTTCGCTGGCCGACGCCGACGAACACGTACTGGACGCGCTGCGGGCGGCCGGCCGGTGCGCCGGGCTGGCCTTCCAGCTCCGTGACGACCTCCTCGGCGCCTTCGGCGACCCGGCGCTGACCGGCAAGCCGGCCTACGACGACCTGCGCTCCCGCAAGCTCACCTACCTCCTCGCCGTCGCCGTCCGGCTCGCCGACGCCGCCGGTGATCACCAGGCTGCCACGGCGCTGGCTCCGGACGCGGACCCGAAGTCCGAGAAGGCCGTACGGCAGGTGCGGTCCGCGCTGCAGCGCACCGGCGCCCGGGACCTGGTGGAGGCGAAGATCGAGGAGCTGACCAACATGAGCCTTGCGCACTTCGAGCGCGCCGGTGCACGCCCTGCCGTGCGGCACGAGTTCGCCGCGCTGGTCTCGCGCGCGACGGGTGTGGCCCAGCGCCGTGCCGAGGAGGTCGCGTGA